A single genomic interval of Pyruvatibacter sp. HU-CL02332 harbors:
- a CDS encoding ABC transporter permease, which produces MSDRMNSLPPIERHNPAFSFNRVGAMVLRYWYLLKGSWPRILELGYWPSMNLVMWGFLQTFLAQTTDVFAMAGGVLVGSVLLWELMFRGQLGFTISFFEEMWSRNFGHLMVSPLRPVEFVAALVGMSIIRTIIGMAPALLIAVWFFGFNLFELGIALVAFFANLVVFGWAIALVVTGIILRNGMGAESLAWAVPFIFVPLCGIYYPVSVMPGWLEAIALCLPPTYVFEGMRSILFDQVIDWQRLAFAAVLNAGFFAGGYIIFMAFLRSAKERGMLLSIGE; this is translated from the coding sequence ATGAGTGATCGCATGAATTCTCTCCCGCCCATTGAACGCCACAACCCCGCGTTCTCGTTCAATCGGGTCGGCGCGATGGTATTGCGTTACTGGTATCTGCTCAAAGGTTCCTGGCCGCGTATCCTGGAACTTGGCTACTGGCCGTCCATGAACCTCGTGATGTGGGGGTTTCTGCAAACCTTCCTTGCCCAGACGACCGATGTGTTTGCCATGGCGGGTGGCGTGCTGGTTGGTTCGGTCCTGTTGTGGGAGCTGATGTTTCGCGGACAGCTTGGCTTCACGATCTCGTTCTTCGAAGAAATGTGGAGCCGAAATTTCGGACATCTGATGGTGTCGCCGTTGCGGCCGGTGGAGTTTGTGGCGGCGCTTGTCGGCATGAGCATTATCCGCACCATCATCGGCATGGCCCCTGCCCTGCTCATTGCGGTCTGGTTTTTTGGCTTCAACCTGTTTGAGCTTGGGATCGCGCTGGTCGCGTTCTTTGCAAATCTCGTCGTGTTCGGCTGGGCGATTGCACTGGTGGTGACCGGCATCATTCTGCGGAATGGCATGGGAGCAGAAAGCCTGGCCTGGGCAGTGCCGTTTATCTTCGTGCCCTTGTGCGGCATCTACTATCCGGTGAGCGTTATGCCGGGATGGCTTGAGGCCATCGCGCTTTGCCTTCCGCCGACCTATGTGTTTGAGGGTATGCGGAGCATTTTGTTTGATCAGGTGATTGACTGGCAGCGCTTGGCTTTTGCAGCCGTGCTCAATGCCGGTTTCTTTGCAGGCGGCTACATCATTTTCATGGCGTTTCTGCGCTCTGCAAAAGAGCGCGGCATGTTGCTCTCGATTGGCGAGTAG
- a CDS encoding ferritin-like domain-containing protein, whose amino-acid sequence MTTRQITHDAAYDAVAPDDFAAMIEVDRYGARSDAFDKIISATHDHFWDPLDTKYIDFSEPFDMENEMMLPEDMVPELQLPCFQKLTQKERVRFVSQNARWMLSAILHGEAGALGLSASLCHILRDPGAQEYAANQTREEARHVTGFSAYVKARWGTPLPCGDTLKNLLVDIVNAKEVYKKVVGMQMLVEGLAMGAFAALYTNSKDPLLVRLTQLVMTDEAFHHKFGKIWADRTVPNLSEEEQHIIEDWAAECFQTLLFNLVNPEQKKVIYEEFGLDWQQVQAEMLEAFTDEDRKERMKSGTDIFRVLIKTLLKAGIITDRTKPFYATYVDMDELKSEGDHMIGDDIAEEGIKYLQTINFGTRTDALQQVSAAE is encoded by the coding sequence ATGACCACGCGCCAGATTACCCATGACGCCGCCTATGATGCGGTTGCCCCTGACGATTTTGCCGCGATGATTGAAGTGGACCGCTACGGTGCCCGCTCTGACGCATTCGACAAGATCATTTCCGCGACCCACGACCATTTCTGGGATCCGCTGGACACAAAATACATCGATTTCTCCGAGCCGTTCGATATGGAGAATGAAATGATGCTGCCTGAGGACATGGTTCCTGAGCTGCAGCTGCCCTGCTTCCAGAAGCTCACCCAGAAAGAGCGCGTTCGCTTTGTAAGCCAGAATGCCCGCTGGATGCTGTCTGCCATTCTGCACGGTGAAGCCGGCGCCCTTGGCCTGTCCGCTTCGCTCTGCCACATCCTGCGCGACCCCGGTGCACAGGAATACGCCGCCAACCAGACACGCGAAGAAGCGCGCCACGTCACCGGCTTTTCAGCCTATGTGAAAGCACGCTGGGGCACACCGCTGCCCTGCGGCGACACCCTGAAGAACCTTCTCGTCGACATCGTCAACGCGAAGGAAGTCTACAAGAAGGTCGTCGGCATGCAGATGCTGGTGGAAGGCCTCGCCATGGGTGCTTTTGCTGCGCTCTACACGAACTCGAAGGACCCGCTTCTTGTTCGCCTGACACAACTGGTGATGACCGACGAAGCGTTCCACCACAAGTTCGGCAAGATCTGGGCGGATCGTACGGTTCCCAACTTGTCAGAAGAAGAACAGCACATCATCGAGGACTGGGCCGCTGAGTGCTTCCAGACCCTGCTGTTCAATCTGGTGAACCCGGAACAGAAGAAAGTCATCTACGAAGAGTTCGGTCTCGACTGGCAGCAGGTTCAGGCAGAGATGCTTGAAGCCTTCACCGACGAAGATCGCAAGGAACGCATGAAGTCAGGTACCGATATCTTCCGTGTCCTGATCAAGACGCTCCTCAAGGCCGGCATCATCACAGATCGCACGAAGCCCTTCTATGCCACTTACGTGGACATGGATGAGCTGAAGTCCGAAGGCGATCACATGATTGGTGACGACATTGCGGAAGAAGGCATCAAGTACCTTCAGACCATCAACTTTGGTACCCGGACAGACGCTCTGCAGCAGGTTTCAGCTGCTGAGTAA
- a CDS encoding ActS/PrrB/RegB family redox-sensitive histidine kinase: MTADTSPEDAILNPTDPGQGPTLTRAVSDIFEAGRLRLQTLVLLRWLAVGGQATAVVFTAFIMDFELPLEWCLGAIAASAWLNVILAVRYPAPRRLGEREAAAYLAYDILQLGVLLYLTGGLENPFAFLFLVPVTISATTLSLRATIALAALAFMLVTILGPYHLPLPWFAGEEVRLPPLWLLGMWVALVLGLAFMTAYAFRVAREGRRMSAALSATQLVLAREQRLSALDGLAAAAAHELGTPLATISLVTKELKQEAGSSLDPALVEDLELLHSQAERCRDILGNLSLRGQAGDVVHSRMSLAVLLDEAADPFRDRGREIAIELSPDSEASAGEPPDFVRRTEIMYALRNLIENAVAFSRTKVVVAARWSADTVEISISDDGPGFSANVIDQLGEPYVSTRRTVPGSKSPDADIDGGGMGLGFFIAKTLIERTGARLAAANASRGQTGAIIRLIWPRNVVEPRD, from the coding sequence ATGACTGCTGACACTTCGCCCGAAGACGCCATTCTCAATCCCACTGATCCCGGACAGGGCCCAACCCTGACCCGTGCCGTATCGGATATTTTTGAGGCGGGACGTCTGCGGCTCCAGACGCTTGTCCTGCTGCGCTGGCTGGCCGTTGGGGGGCAGGCCACAGCTGTCGTGTTCACAGCTTTCATTATGGACTTTGAGTTGCCCCTCGAATGGTGCCTGGGGGCGATTGCAGCTTCAGCTTGGCTGAACGTCATTCTGGCAGTTCGCTACCCCGCCCCGCGGCGTCTTGGGGAGCGTGAGGCTGCTGCCTATCTGGCCTATGACATTCTCCAGCTTGGCGTTCTGCTCTATCTGACCGGCGGCCTTGAAAATCCGTTCGCGTTCCTGTTCCTCGTTCCCGTGACGATTTCAGCAACCACTTTGTCGCTACGCGCCACAATTGCCCTGGCCGCACTGGCGTTCATGTTGGTGACGATTCTCGGGCCGTACCACCTTCCATTGCCATGGTTTGCTGGAGAAGAAGTCCGGTTGCCGCCCTTGTGGCTGCTGGGCATGTGGGTGGCGCTCGTACTTGGTCTGGCCTTCATGACTGCCTACGCCTTTCGGGTGGCGCGCGAAGGGCGGCGCATGTCGGCCGCATTGTCAGCAACCCAGCTGGTGCTCGCCCGCGAGCAACGCTTGTCAGCGCTCGATGGTCTTGCTGCCGCCGCCGCACATGAGTTGGGCACGCCACTCGCCACAATTTCGCTGGTTACCAAGGAACTGAAACAGGAAGCCGGCAGCTCGCTTGACCCAGCGCTCGTCGAAGATCTGGAGCTTCTGCACAGTCAGGCAGAACGGTGTCGTGACATCCTGGGCAATCTCAGCCTGCGGGGACAGGCAGGGGATGTGGTCCATTCACGCATGTCTCTAGCCGTGTTGCTTGATGAAGCAGCCGACCCGTTCCGCGACCGAGGCCGTGAGATTGCCATTGAGCTATCGCCGGACAGCGAGGCCAGTGCCGGCGAGCCGCCTGACTTCGTCCGCCGCACGGAAATCATGTATGCCCTGCGCAACCTCATTGAAAATGCAGTTGCGTTCTCCCGCACCAAGGTCGTGGTTGCTGCCAGATGGTCCGCAGACACAGTCGAGATATCGATCAGCGACGACGGACCTGGCTTTTCAGCCAATGTGATTGATCAACTGGGCGAGCCCTATGTGTCGACGCGCCGGACCGTCCCCGGCAGCAAATCCCCAGACGCAGACATTGATGGGGGCGGCATGGGACTGGGCTTCTTTATCGCCAAAACACTGATCGAGCGGACCGGTGCCCGTCTTGCAGCAGCCAATGCATCCCGGGGGCAGACGGGGGCGATCATCCGCCTCATCTGGCCGCGAAATGTGGTGGAACCGCGCGACTGA
- a CDS encoding MmcB family DNA repair protein → MSTQGHEQRESWRDLSLPEDGRQSARALDVQRGVCRHLMGLGLAPLTEFTLATGRRADVIALGSAGEILIIEIKTSLADLRADNKWPEYNDFCDRLFFAVPEDFPVGELPSETGLLIADRYGAEMLRDAPLDKIAAARRKAVTLRIARAGSLRLSRLADPDAGLG, encoded by the coding sequence ATGAGCACACAAGGGCATGAGCAACGTGAAAGCTGGCGGGATCTGTCGCTGCCGGAGGATGGCCGCCAGTCGGCGCGCGCACTTGATGTGCAGCGGGGTGTGTGCCGCCACTTGATGGGGCTTGGCTTGGCACCACTGACGGAATTCACACTGGCGACCGGCCGCCGCGCCGATGTCATTGCGCTGGGTTCGGCAGGTGAAATTCTGATTATCGAGATCAAGACCAGCCTTGCTGACCTGCGCGCGGACAATAAATGGCCGGAGTATAACGACTTTTGCGACCGGCTCTTCTTCGCCGTTCCTGAAGACTTTCCGGTGGGTGAGCTGCCATCAGAAACAGGACTTTTGATCGCCGACCGGTATGGAGCAGAAATGCTGCGGGATGCGCCTCTGGACAAGATTGCTGCGGCCCGCCGCAAGGCGGTGACACTGCGCATTGCGCGGGCGGGCTCACTCCGGCTATCGCGCCTTGCTGATCCCGATGCGGGGCTTGGCTAA
- a CDS encoding ActR/PrrA/RegA family redox response regulator transcription factor: MTMQDSTDLPRDTSRVDSLEDKSLLLVDDDQPFLNRLGRAMERRGFEVRTASSVGEGLAEVRRAAPAFAVVDLRLEDGTGLDVVQALHGAREDARAVMLTGYGNITTAVAAVKLGAVDYLAKPADADDVEAALLARPDALPEPPENPMSADRVRWEHIQRVYELCGRNVSETARRLNMHRRTLQRILAKRSPR, translated from the coding sequence ATGACCATGCAGGACTCAACAGATCTTCCCCGCGACACGTCTCGTGTGGATTCCCTCGAAGACAAATCACTGCTTCTGGTGGATGACGACCAGCCCTTCCTGAACCGTCTTGGACGGGCGATGGAACGGCGCGGGTTTGAGGTGCGCACGGCATCCAGTGTTGGTGAAGGTCTGGCAGAAGTGCGTCGCGCAGCACCGGCATTCGCTGTGGTTGATCTGCGACTGGAGGACGGCACCGGTCTTGATGTTGTTCAGGCACTGCATGGCGCCCGCGAAGACGCCCGCGCGGTCATGCTGACAGGCTATGGCAACATCACCACTGCAGTGGCTGCTGTAAAACTTGGTGCTGTTGATTATCTCGCCAAGCCCGCCGACGCTGACGATGTGGAAGCAGCGCTTCTGGCGCGGCCGGACGCCTTGCCCGAGCCGCCTGAAAATCCCATGTCAGCGGACCGGGTTCGTTGGGAACACATCCAGCGCGTCTATGAGCTGTGTGGCCGCAACGTGTCCGAGACAGCACGCCGTCTCAACATGCACCGCCGTACACTCCAGCGCATTCTGGCCAAGCGCTCACCGCGTTAG
- a CDS encoding ABC transporter ATP-binding protein — protein sequence MSPHDTPDTPAPALDVVDLAKTYGDVTAVDGISFSVACGSTMALLGGNGAGKTTTIAMVLGLVTPTRGTLHGLGFDLLRDRRQANALMNFESPYVDMPMRLTVRENLTVYARLYGLNHVRDRVLAIADDLALTEFLDRPSGKLSAGQKTRVGLAKALINEPELLLLDEPTASLDPDTADWVRSYFETYKARTGATILLASHNMGEVERLADNVLMMTQGRIVDRGTPADLLARYGRTNMEDVFLDVARGTGIRAEEAFMEGAPS from the coding sequence ATGTCGCCGCATGATACGCCAGACACGCCCGCACCAGCCCTGGATGTGGTTGATCTGGCAAAGACATATGGCGATGTGACTGCTGTAGACGGCATCAGTTTCAGCGTTGCGTGCGGGAGCACGATGGCATTGCTGGGCGGCAACGGGGCGGGCAAGACGACGACCATTGCCATGGTTCTGGGTCTGGTTACGCCGACCCGAGGCACCCTGCACGGCCTGGGGTTTGACCTGCTGCGCGACAGGCGTCAGGCGAATGCGCTTATGAATTTCGAAAGCCCCTATGTGGACATGCCCATGCGGCTGACGGTTCGCGAAAACCTCACCGTCTATGCGCGCCTTTACGGCCTCAATCATGTGCGCGATCGGGTGCTCGCGATTGCGGATGATCTGGCATTGACTGAGTTTCTGGACCGGCCGTCCGGCAAACTCTCTGCCGGGCAAAAAACGCGCGTTGGCCTTGCAAAGGCTTTGATCAATGAGCCTGAGCTGTTGCTGCTGGATGAGCCGACGGCATCGCTGGATCCGGATACAGCGGACTGGGTGCGCAGCTATTTTGAAACCTATAAGGCGCGTACGGGCGCGACCATTCTTCTGGCGTCTCACAACATGGGCGAGGTGGAACGGCTCGCGGACAATGTGCTGATGATGACCCAGGGGCGTATCGTTGATCGCGGCACGCCGGCGGACCTTCTGGCCCGCTATGGACGTACCAACATGGAAGACGTTTTTCTGGATGTGGCACGCGGTACGGGCATTCGCGCGGAAGAGGCCTTCATGGAAGGAGCGCCCTCATGA
- the rfaE1 gene encoding D-glycero-beta-D-manno-heptose-7-phosphate kinase — MTVSSSDPVLDVPAELDVIGRFSEARVVCLGDIMLDRYVYGSVDRISPEAPIPVIAVEREAAMLGGVGNVARNVAALGGAASLLATIGDDEPGREVVRLISQEDRIDPDLITDIGRATTVKTRFIAGSQQLLRADQEVALPLSQESVDGIVDAARAEMEGAGAIVLSDYAKGCLSDNVLQAIIGAARAMGLPVIVDPKSADFSRYSGATLIKPNLKELALATGMPCETDAEVMDAAHEALKSANADAILVTRSQAGMTLVTRGENGLEATHFPAQALEVFDVSGAGDTVLATLGLAIASGADLVQASSIANATAGLVVAKVGTAVVYPNELTRALHTADVTKADQKVCSVSEASDITARWRAQGQSIGFTNGCFDLIHPGHLSLLRQARAECDRLVVGLNSDSSVKILKGETRPLQGEMARALVLASLEDVDMVIIFSDETPVELIKALTPDVLVKGADYTVETVVGADIVQATGGRVVLAELVPDESTTRTIERLKA, encoded by the coding sequence ATGACTGTTTCATCTTCCGATCCTGTACTGGATGTTCCCGCCGAGCTGGACGTCATTGGCCGTTTCAGTGAGGCGCGCGTGGTGTGCCTCGGTGACATCATGCTGGACCGGTATGTCTATGGGAGTGTGGATCGCATTTCTCCTGAAGCACCCATCCCGGTGATTGCTGTGGAACGCGAAGCGGCCATGCTGGGTGGTGTAGGCAACGTCGCACGTAATGTGGCCGCGCTGGGCGGCGCTGCCAGCCTGCTTGCCACCATTGGTGATGATGAACCTGGCCGAGAGGTGGTTCGCCTGATCTCACAGGAAGACCGCATCGACCCGGATCTGATTACTGACATCGGTCGGGCAACCACCGTCAAGACGCGCTTCATCGCTGGATCGCAGCAGCTGTTGCGGGCGGATCAGGAGGTGGCGCTGCCACTGTCACAAGAATCTGTTGATGGCATTGTTGATGCCGCACGCGCGGAGATGGAAGGCGCCGGGGCGATCGTCCTTTCGGATTATGCCAAGGGCTGCCTGTCCGACAATGTGCTGCAGGCCATTATCGGCGCGGCGCGGGCCATGGGCCTGCCGGTGATTGTTGACCCCAAGTCTGCAGACTTTTCACGCTATAGCGGCGCGACGCTTATCAAGCCCAACCTCAAAGAGCTGGCACTCGCCACCGGCATGCCGTGTGAGACGGATGCAGAAGTCATGGATGCAGCTCATGAAGCGCTCAAGAGCGCAAATGCAGATGCCATTCTTGTCACGCGCTCACAAGCTGGCATGACGCTGGTTACACGAGGTGAGAATGGACTTGAGGCCACTCACTTCCCGGCGCAGGCACTGGAAGTGTTTGACGTGTCAGGCGCGGGCGACACGGTGCTTGCGACACTCGGACTGGCCATCGCGTCCGGTGCGGATCTGGTGCAGGCCTCGTCCATTGCCAACGCCACCGCGGGGCTGGTTGTCGCCAAGGTTGGCACCGCAGTTGTTTACCCCAACGAACTTACACGCGCATTGCATACAGCTGACGTGACGAAGGCCGACCAGAAGGTCTGCTCGGTGTCGGAGGCGTCAGACATCACCGCACGATGGCGTGCTCAGGGGCAAAGCATCGGATTTACCAATGGATGTTTTGACCTGATCCACCCCGGGCATCTGTCGTTGCTGCGCCAGGCGCGCGCGGAGTGTGACCGGCTGGTTGTCGGTCTCAACTCCGACAGCTCGGTAAAAATCCTCAAGGGAGAGACACGTCCGCTTCAAGGCGAGATGGCGCGAGCGCTCGTGCTGGCGTCACTCGAGGACGTGGACATGGTGATTATCTTCTCCGACGAAACACCTGTGGAACTCATCAAGGCGTTGACGCCTGATGTTCTGGTCAAGGGCGCCGACTACACAGTGGAAACCGTTGTGGGTGCAGATATTGTCCAGGCAACCGGTGGGCGCGTTGTTCTTGCAGAACTCGTACCTGATGAAAGCACGACACGAACCATTGAACGGCTGAAAGCCTAG
- the rfaD gene encoding ADP-glyceromanno-heptose 6-epimerase: protein MIVVTGGAGFIGSNILAQLSEDGRTGLVVCDWLENGDKWRNIANCELEDVIAPEALFDFLHKNAGQIDAVIHMGAISSTTETDVDLIVRSNIRLTNDLWDWATATGTRLIYASSAATYGDGDAGFDDDMGLEALAQLKPLNAYGWSKHMVDRRIARHLSAGGAKPPQWAGLKFFNVYGPNEYHKGGQKSVVAHIHPDARSGGPVRLFKSHNPNYEDGGQLRDFVYVKDCARVVSWLLETPSVSGLFNLGTGAARSFKDLAHATFSALNRQANIEYVDTPEQIRDKYQYFTQAQMDRLRQAGYTQPFTSLEDGVADYVRTYLEADDSYR, encoded by the coding sequence ATGATTGTTGTTACCGGCGGCGCTGGATTTATTGGTTCCAACATTCTGGCACAATTGTCCGAAGACGGACGAACTGGGCTTGTGGTTTGCGACTGGCTGGAAAATGGCGACAAGTGGCGCAACATTGCCAACTGCGAACTCGAGGATGTTATTGCGCCAGAAGCGCTGTTTGATTTCCTGCACAAGAATGCGGGCCAGATCGATGCCGTCATTCACATGGGTGCCATTTCATCCACGACAGAAACCGATGTTGATCTGATCGTGCGCTCCAACATCCGGTTGACCAATGATCTATGGGACTGGGCGACTGCCACGGGCACGCGGCTTATCTATGCGTCGTCGGCTGCCACCTATGGTGATGGAGACGCAGGCTTTGATGATGACATGGGCCTTGAGGCGCTGGCACAGCTCAAGCCGCTCAATGCCTATGGCTGGTCCAAGCACATGGTGGATCGGCGGATTGCCCGGCATCTGTCAGCGGGTGGCGCCAAGCCACCGCAATGGGCCGGTCTGAAATTCTTCAACGTCTATGGCCCCAACGAGTATCACAAGGGCGGGCAGAAGAGCGTTGTTGCGCACATTCATCCAGATGCACGCAGCGGCGGCCCGGTGAGGTTGTTCAAGTCGCACAATCCCAACTACGAGGATGGCGGGCAGTTACGTGACTTTGTGTATGTCAAAGACTGCGCGCGCGTTGTGTCGTGGCTGCTTGAAACACCGTCCGTCAGCGGATTGTTTAATCTTGGGACGGGGGCAGCGCGTAGTTTCAAAGATCTCGCGCATGCGACATTCTCAGCGCTCAACCGGCAGGCCAACATCGAGTATGTGGATACGCCGGAACAGATCCGCGACAAGTATCAGTACTTCACGCAGGCACAGATGGACCGCTTGCGGCAGGCTGGATACACGCAGCCATTCACGTCCCTTGAAGACGGTGTGGCGGATTATGTCCGCACATATCTCGAGGCAGACGACTCTTACCGCTAG